The Fibrobacter sp. genome has a segment encoding these proteins:
- the uvrC gene encoding excinuclease ABC subunit UvrC yields MLQFGEHIERRLAELPALPGVYIMKNAQGKIIYIGKAKVLKNRVRSYFDGSDHTGHRAATLMLPYIRDIEWIITESESEALILEANLIRKHTPKYNVLLKDDKHFPYLAFSVKEPFPRLFLTRSVHKDDNLYYGPFMGSRMIDQLIDLSARLFHIRECKLKLPLAKPQRPCLNYHIGRCDAPCAGLISEEAYREKVEQAKLLLEGKRDDLLERWQREMEEASANLDFETAGKRRDAIQALQATGIHQKTDVSDPNLSLDILTLRRNGTMAAAVIFEYRNGVLRGRRHYRLECKLEDDATEIFRQMVLPWYMDVPMIPAEIATDIDLPEDAELLQQTLSEKAGRKVRFTNPQRGEKVGFLKLAGANADMILVEMRSEVQKYSEIDQSVFELQKVLGLKKTPFRIECVDISHLSGTNTVASLVAFKNGKPDKSNYRKFIIKTVTGVDDFASMREVMTRRIRRLEDEGTPMPDLWVCDGGKGQVDATMQILKELGHDQDLPLIGLAKRLEEIVFPDDRKSIVLHRTSPALKLLQNARDEAHRFAITYQRSKRKKDLEVEWLKMPGVGHETRVKILSKYKSAEAFMEAPLEDIEILLGKVRGNKVREQVAKYLET; encoded by the coding sequence ATGCTCCAATTCGGCGAACATATCGAACGGCGGCTCGCGGAACTGCCGGCACTCCCTGGCGTCTACATCATGAAGAACGCCCAGGGGAAAATCATCTACATCGGCAAGGCTAAGGTGCTCAAGAACCGAGTCCGGAGCTACTTTGACGGGTCCGACCACACGGGCCACCGGGCGGCCACACTGATGCTCCCCTACATCCGGGACATCGAATGGATTATTACCGAAAGCGAGTCCGAAGCGCTGATTCTGGAAGCGAACCTCATCCGCAAGCACACGCCCAAGTACAACGTGCTGCTGAAAGACGACAAGCATTTCCCCTACCTGGCCTTTTCGGTGAAGGAACCCTTCCCCAGGCTGTTCCTGACCCGCTCGGTCCACAAGGACGACAACCTGTACTACGGCCCCTTCATGGGGTCCCGCATGATAGACCAGCTGATTGACCTCTCGGCGAGGCTGTTCCACATTCGGGAATGCAAGCTGAAGCTGCCACTAGCAAAGCCCCAGCGCCCCTGCCTGAACTACCACATCGGGCGCTGCGACGCCCCCTGCGCAGGACTCATCTCCGAAGAAGCCTACCGAGAAAAGGTGGAGCAGGCAAAGCTCTTGCTAGAAGGCAAGCGGGACGACCTTTTGGAGCGCTGGCAGCGCGAAATGGAAGAGGCCAGCGCGAATCTGGATTTCGAGACGGCGGGCAAGCGGCGAGACGCCATCCAGGCCCTGCAGGCCACGGGAATCCACCAGAAGACAGACGTCAGCGACCCGAACCTTTCGCTGGACATCTTGACGCTCCGGCGGAACGGGACCATGGCCGCCGCGGTTATTTTCGAATACCGGAACGGGGTCCTCCGGGGGCGCAGGCACTACCGGCTGGAATGCAAGCTAGAAGATGACGCCACCGAAATTTTCCGCCAGATGGTGTTGCCCTGGTACATGGACGTGCCCATGATTCCCGCCGAAATCGCCACCGATATCGATCTTCCTGAAGATGCGGAACTGCTACAGCAGACGCTTTCCGAAAAGGCCGGGCGGAAGGTGCGGTTCACCAACCCCCAGCGGGGCGAAAAAGTAGGATTCCTGAAATTGGCAGGCGCCAACGCCGACATGATTCTGGTGGAAATGCGCTCCGAAGTGCAAAAATACAGCGAAATCGACCAGAGCGTTTTTGAGCTGCAAAAAGTTCTGGGCCTCAAAAAGACTCCCTTCCGTATCGAGTGCGTCGACATCTCGCACCTGAGCGGCACCAACACCGTGGCAAGTCTCGTGGCCTTCAAGAACGGCAAGCCCGACAAGAGCAACTACCGCAAGTTTATCATCAAGACGGTTACCGGCGTCGATGATTTCGCCAGCATGCGGGAGGTCATGACCCGCCGTATCCGCAGGCTCGAAGACGAAGGCACGCCCATGCCCGACCTGTGGGTCTGCGACGGCGGCAAGGGCCAGGTGGACGCCACCATGCAGATTCTAAAAGAACTGGGCCACGACCAGGATTTACCGCTTATTGGACTTGCCAAACGGCTAGAAGAAATCGTGTTCCCCGACGACCGCAAGAGCATCGTGCTGCACCGTACCAGCCCAGCGCTAAAGCTATTGCAGAACGCCCGCGACGAGGCCCACCGTTTTGCCATTACCTACCAGCGGAGCAAGCGCAAGAAAGACCTGGAAGTGGAATGGCTCAAGATGCCAGGCGTAGGGCATGAGACCCGGGTAAAAATTCTCTCCAAGTACAAGAGCGCCGAAGCCTTTATGGAGGCACCTCTAGAAGATATCGAGATCTTACTGGGCAAGGTGCGGGGGAACAAGGTCCGGGAGCAGGTGGCGAAGTACTTAGAAACTTGA
- the zapA gene encoding cell division protein ZapA, with protein sequence MAELNTHRPVSITVAKEKLQIRTDLSDSDLQEVLGFIDERFESFGKYNLENAKRLALLALDLGQQLFDVRKMLRQAKVQMDQMDQRLKELSSLLEEGQDSSEDWK encoded by the coding sequence ATGGCAGAATTGAATACACACAGACCGGTAAGCATAACGGTAGCCAAGGAAAAACTGCAGATCCGCACGGACCTTTCCGATAGCGACCTGCAGGAGGTCCTGGGCTTTATCGACGAACGCTTCGAAAGCTTCGGCAAGTACAACCTGGAAAATGCAAAACGCCTGGCACTTCTGGCGCTGGACTTGGGCCAGCAGCTCTTCGATGTCCGCAAGATGCTCCGGCAGGCAAAAGTCCAGATGGACCAGATGGACCAGCGGCTGAAGGAACTTTCGTCCCTCCTGGAAGAGGGGCAGGATTCTTCGGAAGACTGGAAGTAA
- the gltA gene encoding NADPH-dependent glutamate synthase, producing MSEHLTREQLDAAAKVELEKINALPKPLKPKDKTAIPAQPMPQLEPSYRARVMEEVAQGYTEAQAIVEANRCLACKNQPCVESCPVHIDIPAFIAKIAEGDFKAAIAKIKETSLLPAICGRVCPQERQCQMNCTMGKMHKDVNQAVAIGRLERFAADYERNNGGASVPAVKPATGKKVAVIGSGPAGLVVAADVRREGHDVTIFEAFHKLGGVVRYGIPEFRLPKKIVDNEIESLAAMGVKFETNFVIGRTRKLKDLIEKDGFDAVFVGTGAGLPLFMNIEGENLVGVFAANEYLTRANLMRAYDKEHADTPMWPGKNVVVLGGGNVAMDAARMALRLGAEKVRIVYRRSMNELPARKEEVLHAQEEGVEFCVLQNPAKILGDEAGHVRGMLVDKYELGEPDEKGRPRPVKIEGASFEIECDTVLVAIGNGSNPLISNTTPELSVDKKGHILLEDAAANKTFMEKVYAGGDIVLGAATVILAMGEGRRAAAGINEFLKK from the coding sequence ATGTCTGAACATTTGACTCGTGAACAGTTGGACGCCGCCGCCAAGGTGGAACTTGAAAAGATTAACGCCCTCCCGAAGCCGCTCAAGCCCAAGGACAAGACTGCCATTCCTGCACAGCCGATGCCGCAGCTCGAACCCAGCTACCGTGCCCGCGTGATGGAAGAAGTGGCCCAGGGTTACACCGAAGCTCAGGCTATCGTGGAAGCTAACCGCTGCCTCGCTTGTAAGAACCAGCCTTGCGTCGAAAGCTGCCCGGTGCACATCGACATTCCGGCCTTCATCGCGAAGATTGCCGAAGGTGACTTCAAGGCCGCTATCGCCAAGATTAAGGAAACCAGCTTGCTCCCGGCAATCTGCGGCCGTGTTTGCCCGCAGGAACGCCAGTGCCAGATGAACTGCACTATGGGCAAGATGCACAAGGACGTGAACCAGGCTGTGGCTATCGGCCGCCTGGAACGCTTTGCTGCCGACTACGAACGCAACAACGGTGGCGCCTCTGTGCCGGCCGTGAAGCCCGCTACCGGCAAGAAGGTTGCCGTGATCGGTTCCGGTCCTGCCGGCCTGGTGGTTGCCGCCGACGTGCGCCGCGAAGGCCACGACGTGACCATCTTCGAAGCCTTCCACAAGCTGGGTGGTGTGGTCCGCTACGGTATTCCTGAATTCCGTCTGCCCAAGAAGATCGTGGACAACGAAATCGAATCTCTCGCTGCCATGGGCGTGAAGTTCGAGACCAACTTTGTGATTGGCCGTACCCGCAAGCTCAAGGACCTGATTGAAAAGGATGGCTTTGACGCCGTGTTCGTCGGTACTGGTGCCGGTCTTCCGCTGTTCATGAACATCGAAGGTGAAAACCTGGTGGGTGTGTTCGCCGCTAACGAATACCTGACCCGCGCAAACCTGATGCGCGCCTACGACAAGGAACATGCCGATACTCCAATGTGGCCCGGTAAGAACGTGGTCGTTCTCGGTGGTGGTAACGTTGCCATGGACGCTGCCCGTATGGCTCTCCGCTTGGGTGCCGAAAAGGTTCGCATTGTTTACCGCCGCAGCATGAACGAACTCCCCGCCCGTAAGGAAGAGGTTCTCCATGCCCAGGAAGAGGGTGTTGAATTCTGCGTTCTGCAGAACCCGGCCAAGATCCTTGGCGACGAAGCCGGCCACGTGCGCGGCATGCTCGTCGACAAGTACGAGCTGGGTGAACCCGACGAAAAGGGCCGTCCGCGTCCGGTCAAGATCGAAGGCGCAAGCTTCGAAATCGAATGCGACACCGTGCTCGTTGCTATCGGTAACGGGAGCAACCCGCTCATCAGCAACACCACGCCGGAACTCTCTGTCGACAAGAAGGGTCACATCCTTCTCGAAGATGCTGCCGCCAACAAGACCTTCATGGAGAAGGTTTATGCAGGTGGTGACATCGTGCTGGGTGCTGCAACCGTGATTCTCGCTATGGGCGAAGGTCGCAGAGCAGCTGCGGGAATTAACGAATTCCTGAAGAAGTAG
- a CDS encoding sulfide/dihydroorotate dehydrogenase-like FAD/NAD-binding protein codes for MAKILFKKQLSPAVFQFRVEAPLIAQERKAGQFIILQTNKDNGERVPLTIADADTTEGSITLIFQTVGKTTTELSKFEVGDDIPVLVGPLGSPTHIENFGHVVCVCGGVGIAPMHPIVQAMKKAGNKVTIIMGARNESLFLMKEEMTALADEIIFMTDDGSYGRKGLVTEPLKELCEDTKGKPDMVLAIGPPVMMKFCALTTKPYGVKTVVSLNSIMVDGTGMCGGCRVTIGGKTKFVCVDGPEFDGHEVDWNNMLQRMGAFKPQEQEALHRFGANDGHKCNIDKMADAKAKESK; via the coding sequence ATGGCAAAAATTCTCTTTAAAAAACAGTTATCTCCTGCGGTATTCCAATTCCGCGTCGAGGCCCCGCTGATCGCCCAAGAGCGTAAGGCCGGCCAGTTCATCATCCTCCAGACGAACAAGGACAACGGCGAACGCGTGCCCCTCACCATCGCCGATGCCGACACGACTGAAGGCTCCATCACCCTGATTTTCCAGACCGTCGGTAAGACCACCACCGAACTCTCCAAGTTCGAAGTCGGTGACGATATCCCGGTGCTCGTGGGCCCGCTGGGTTCCCCGACCCACATCGAGAATTTTGGCCACGTGGTTTGCGTGTGTGGTGGCGTGGGCATTGCCCCGATGCACCCGATCGTGCAGGCCATGAAGAAGGCCGGCAACAAGGTCACCATCATCATGGGAGCCCGTAACGAGAGCCTCTTCCTCATGAAGGAAGAAATGACCGCCCTCGCCGACGAAATCATTTTCATGACCGACGACGGCTCTTACGGCCGCAAGGGTCTCGTGACCGAACCGCTGAAGGAACTCTGCGAAGACACCAAGGGCAAGCCCGACATGGTACTCGCCATTGGTCCTCCGGTCATGATGAAGTTCTGCGCCCTCACCACCAAGCCCTACGGCGTGAAGACCGTCGTGAGCCTCAACAGCATCATGGTGGACGGGACCGGCATGTGCGGTGGCTGCCGCGTAACTATCGGCGGCAAGACGAAGTTCGTCTGCGTCGACGGCCCGGAATTCGACGGCCACGAAGTGGACTGGAACAACATGCTCCAGCGCATGGGCGCCTTCAAGCCCCAGGAACAGGAAGCCTTGCACCGCTTCGGTGCCAATGACGGCCACAAGTGCAACATTGATAAGATGGCTGACGCAAAGGCCAAGGAGAGCAAGTAA